In one Pseudomonas sp. R84 genomic region, the following are encoded:
- a CDS encoding sugar ABC transporter permease: MSSVAVFSKASPFDALQRWLPKLVLAPSMFIVLVGFYGYILWTFILSFTTSTFLPNYKWAGLAQYARLFDNDRWWVASKNLAVFGGMFIGITLVIGVLLAVFLDQRIRREGFIRTIYLYPMALSMIVTGTAWKWLLNPGMGLDKLLRDWGWEGFRLDWLIDPDRVVYCLVIAAVWQASGFIMAMFLAGLRGVDQSIIRAAQIDGASMPTIYWKVVLPSLRPVFFSAVMILAHIAIKSFDLVAAMTAGGPGYSSDLPAMFMYSFTFSRGQMGMGSASAILMLGAILAIIVPYLYSELRTKRND, encoded by the coding sequence ATGAGTTCTGTTGCTGTGTTCAGCAAGGCCTCGCCGTTCGATGCATTGCAACGCTGGCTGCCCAAACTGGTGCTGGCGCCGAGCATGTTCATCGTGCTGGTGGGCTTCTATGGCTACATCCTGTGGACGTTCATTCTGTCGTTCACCACCTCGACGTTCCTGCCCAACTACAAGTGGGCCGGTCTGGCGCAATACGCGCGGTTGTTCGACAACGATCGCTGGTGGGTCGCGAGCAAAAACCTCGCGGTGTTCGGCGGCATGTTCATCGGTATCACTCTGGTGATCGGCGTGTTGCTGGCGGTGTTCCTTGACCAGCGCATCCGTCGCGAAGGCTTTATCCGCACCATTTACCTGTACCCGATGGCGCTCTCGATGATCGTCACCGGTACTGCGTGGAAGTGGCTGCTCAACCCGGGCATGGGCCTGGACAAACTGTTGCGGGACTGGGGCTGGGAAGGCTTCCGTCTCGACTGGCTGATCGACCCTGATCGCGTGGTCTACTGCCTGGTGATCGCCGCTGTCTGGCAAGCCTCGGGCTTTATCATGGCGATGTTCCTCGCCGGCCTGCGTGGCGTTGATCAATCGATCATCCGTGCCGCCCAGATCGATGGCGCGAGCATGCCGACGATCTACTGGAAAGTGGTGCTGCCAAGCCTGCGTCCGGTGTTCTTCAGTGCCGTGATGATTCTGGCGCACATCGCGATCAAGAGCTTCGACCTGGTCGCGGCGATGACTGCCGGTGGTCCGGGTTATTCCTCCGATCTGCCGGCGATGTTCATGTATTCCTTCACCTTCAGTCGCGGCCAGATGGGCATGGGCTCGGCCAGTGCGATTCTGATGCTCGGTGCGATCCTCGCGATCATCGTGCCTTACCTGTATTCCGAGCTGAGGACCAAGCGCAATGACTAG
- a CDS encoding AGE family epimerase/isomerase codes for MDLFQPGFSSWLNAPAHQQWLAAEGLRLLDFAKAAKLPQGFGNLDERGRLPANAQAETMNTARMTHSFAMAHIQGLPGFADLVDHGIAALRGPLRDALHGGWFAVAEHRDDNTGKNAYLHAFVALAASSAVVAQRPGAQALLDDAIDIIDTYFWSEEEGAMREFFNRDWSEEEAYRGANSNMHATEAFLALADVTEDPRWLVRAQRIVERVIHGHAAGNGYMVIEHFDRDWQPLREYNHDNPADGFRPYGTTPGHGFEWARLLLHLEAARVQAGMLTPGWLATDAQKLFENNCRNGWDVDGLPGIVYTLDWSNKAVVRHRLHWTHAEASAAASALLKRTGDAQYETWYRLFWEFCEMNFIDRCDGSWHHELNPQNLPSADIWPGKPDLYHAWQAVLIPRLPLSPSMATALAQLSQSSPV; via the coding sequence ATGGATCTCTTCCAACCCGGCTTCAGCAGTTGGCTGAACGCCCCTGCCCACCAGCAATGGCTCGCCGCCGAAGGCCTGCGTCTGCTGGATTTCGCCAAGGCAGCAAAACTCCCACAAGGCTTCGGCAACCTCGATGAACGCGGCCGTCTGCCAGCGAACGCGCAAGCCGAAACCATGAACACCGCGCGCATGACCCACAGCTTCGCCATGGCCCATATTCAGGGCCTGCCGGGTTTTGCCGATCTGGTCGATCACGGCATCGCCGCCCTGCGCGGGCCGTTGCGTGATGCACTGCACGGCGGCTGGTTCGCCGTTGCCGAACACCGCGATGACAACACCGGCAAGAACGCCTATCTGCATGCCTTTGTCGCACTGGCAGCCAGCTCCGCCGTGGTTGCACAGCGTCCCGGCGCCCAAGCGTTGCTGGATGACGCCATCGACATCATCGACACGTATTTCTGGAGCGAAGAAGAGGGCGCCATGCGCGAATTCTTCAACCGCGACTGGAGCGAAGAAGAAGCCTATCGCGGCGCCAACAGCAACATGCATGCGACCGAGGCGTTCCTCGCGCTGGCCGATGTCACTGAAGATCCGCGCTGGCTGGTGCGTGCGCAACGCATCGTCGAGCGGGTGATCCACGGTCATGCTGCCGGCAACGGTTACATGGTCATCGAACATTTCGACCGCGACTGGCAGCCGCTGCGTGAATACAACCACGACAATCCTGCCGACGGTTTCCGCCCCTACGGCACCACACCGGGCCATGGTTTCGAGTGGGCGCGGCTGTTGCTGCACCTCGAAGCGGCGCGGGTTCAGGCCGGCATGCTCACGCCCGGTTGGCTCGCCACCGATGCGCAAAAACTGTTCGAGAACAACTGCCGCAACGGTTGGGACGTCGATGGTCTGCCGGGCATCGTCTACACCCTCGACTGGAGCAACAAGGCCGTCGTCCGCCATCGCCTGCACTGGACGCACGCTGAAGCCAGCGCTGCTGCGAGCGCGTTGCTAAAGCGCACCGGCGATGCGCAATACGAAACCTGGTACCGGCTGTTCTGGGAATTCTGCGAGATGAATTTCATCGACCGCTGCGACGGCAGCTGGCACCACGAACTCAATCCGCAAAACCTGCCTAGTGCCGATATCTGGCCGGGCAAACCCGATCTGTATCACGCCTGGCAGGCCGTGCTGATCCCTCGTCTACCCTTGTCACCCAGTATGGCGACTGCGCTGGCACAGTTATCCCAGAGCAGTCCTGTGTAA
- a CDS encoding carbohydrate porin, whose protein sequence is MKKKHVNARLICQVSAAAALVLAGNAMAADAFSSDSKWMTGDWGGERTKLIEQGIDIKADYVGEVGGNLNGGYNDDKTARYADQFGLGVALDLQKLWGWDNTQAKIQLTNRNGYNISNDRVGDPRAGTLSSSQEVYGRGHMVRLTQLWIQHQFFDNKLDVKAGYFGEGEDFNTFPCDFQNLAFCGSQVGNWATNIWYNWPVSQAAIRVKYNINDELYAQIGAYNQNPSQLEHGNGFKLSGSGTKGTVLPVELVWSPKVNSLPGEYRVGYYKSTADADDVREDVNGFDAATTGDAYKTHSSKSGYWFVAQQQLTSHNGDASRGLNIAANATFHDKDTNFIDNYQSVMFVYKGPFDARPKDDVGIGAARIHVNDDVKKNAELLNASNGVSDYDNPVFSPIRETEYNYEINYGFHVTNWLTVRPNLQYITHPGGVDEVDNALVAGLKIQSTF, encoded by the coding sequence ATGAAAAAGAAACACGTCAATGCCCGGTTGATCTGCCAAGTGTCGGCTGCGGCGGCCTTGGTGCTGGCCGGTAACGCCATGGCGGCGGATGCCTTCAGTTCCGATTCGAAATGGATGACCGGCGACTGGGGTGGCGAGCGTACCAAGCTGATCGAGCAGGGTATCGACATCAAGGCCGACTACGTTGGGGAAGTCGGTGGCAACCTGAACGGTGGCTACAACGACGACAAGACCGCGCGTTACGCTGACCAGTTCGGTCTGGGCGTGGCACTCGATCTGCAAAAGCTATGGGGCTGGGATAACACCCAGGCGAAGATCCAGCTGACCAACCGTAACGGCTACAACATCTCCAACGACCGCGTTGGCGATCCGCGTGCCGGCACCCTCAGTTCCTCGCAAGAAGTTTACGGTCGTGGCCACATGGTGCGTCTGACCCAGTTGTGGATTCAGCACCAGTTCTTCGACAACAAACTCGACGTCAAGGCCGGTTACTTCGGTGAAGGCGAAGACTTCAACACCTTCCCGTGCGACTTCCAGAACCTCGCGTTCTGCGGCTCCCAAGTGGGTAACTGGGCGACCAACATCTGGTACAACTGGCCCGTCAGCCAGGCCGCGATCCGTGTGAAGTACAACATCAACGACGAGCTCTACGCGCAAATCGGTGCGTACAACCAGAACCCGTCGCAGCTGGAACACGGCAACGGCTTCAAGCTCAGCGGCAGCGGCACCAAAGGTACTGTGTTGCCGGTTGAGTTGGTCTGGTCGCCGAAGGTCAACAGCCTGCCGGGCGAATACCGCGTCGGTTACTACAAGAGCACGGCCGATGCCGACGACGTTCGTGAAGACGTCAACGGTTTCGACGCCGCCACCACTGGCGACGCCTACAAAACCCACAGCAGCAAAAGCGGCTACTGGTTCGTGGCGCAACAGCAACTCACCAGCCACAACGGTGATGCTTCTCGCGGTCTGAACATCGCGGCCAACGCCACGTTCCACGACAAGGACACCAACTTCATCGACAACTATCAGTCGGTGATGTTTGTCTACAAAGGCCCGTTCGACGCGCGTCCGAAGGATGACGTCGGTATCGGCGCGGCGCGTATCCACGTCAACGATGACGTGAAGAAAAACGCCGAGCTGCTGAACGCTTCCAACGGTGTTTCGGACTACGACAATCCGGTGTTTTCGCCGATTCGTGAAACCGAATACAACTACGAGATCAACTACGGCTTCCACGTCACCAACTGGCTGACCGTACGTCCGAACCTGCAGTACATCACTCACCCGGGTGGTGTGGATGAAGTGGACAACGCATTGGTCGCTGGCCTGAAAATTCAGTCTACGTTCTAA
- a CDS encoding D-hexose-6-phosphate mutarotase encodes MHEHPLQRFFKSLREQPVFAWERYQMRDVLVIDHPLCQAVFSRQGAQLLHFQPRGQKPWLWCAAKWPHVGAIRGGVPVCWPWYGRHPSENAWPSHGWARLLDWKLLDSSSAEDGVRLHWQLQLCDWQVDLHAHLGERMELRLSTEHQDDMPCQLSQALHAYWRIGDVGEIALSGLEGAQGYDQLNRQVCQQEGELRVDGGCQRVFQHDGELQLKDHAWQRELCIDTGDSADTVVWHPGARPLLGVTWDEISEFVCVEAAAGGTDSLHLAPGEKAHLSLQAWAAA; translated from the coding sequence ATGCATGAGCATCCGCTACAACGCTTCTTCAAATCCCTGCGTGAACAACCGGTGTTCGCCTGGGAGCGCTATCAGATGCGCGACGTGTTGGTGATCGATCACCCGCTGTGTCAGGCGGTGTTCAGTCGTCAGGGCGCGCAGTTGCTGCACTTTCAGCCGCGCGGGCAAAAGCCGTGGTTGTGGTGTGCGGCGAAGTGGCCGCACGTGGGTGCCATTCGCGGTGGCGTGCCGGTGTGCTGGCCTTGGTATGGTCGTCATCCGAGTGAAAACGCCTGGCCATCGCATGGTTGGGCGCGCTTGCTCGACTGGAAGTTGCTCGACAGCAGCAGCGCCGAAGATGGCGTGCGCCTGCACTGGCAATTGCAGCTGTGCGACTGGCAGGTTGACCTGCACGCACATCTGGGTGAACGCATGGAATTACGCCTGAGCACCGAGCATCAGGACGACATGCCGTGCCAGTTGAGCCAGGCTTTGCACGCTTACTGGCGTATTGGCGATGTCGGCGAGATAGCGCTGTCTGGGCTCGAAGGGGCGCAGGGTTATGACCAGTTGAATCGCCAGGTTTGCCAGCAGGAAGGCGAGTTGCGGGTGGATGGCGGCTGTCAGCGAGTGTTCCAGCATGATGGTGAATTGCAGCTCAAGGATCATGCCTGGCAGCGTGAGTTGTGCATTGATACCGGGGACAGTGCCGACACGGTTGTGTGGCATCCGGGTGCGCGGCCATTGTTGGGCGTGACGTGGGATGAGATTTCCGAGTTTGTCTGTGTGGAAGCGGCGGCGGGTGGGACTGACAGCCTGCATCTGGCGCCGGGGGAGAAGGCGCATTTGAGCTTGCAGGCGTGGGCGGCGGCTTGA
- a CDS encoding ABC transporter substrate-binding protein, translating into MNAISRLATVISVASLFPLAILPLSVSAAESKGSVEVVHWWTSGGEKAAVDVLKAQVEKDGFTWKDGAVAGGGGATAMTVLKSRAVAGNPPGVAQIKGPDIQEWASTGLLDTDVLKDVAKSEKWDSLLDKKVSDTVKYDGDYVAVPVNIHRVNWLWINPQVFKKAGITKNPTTLEEFYAAGDKLKAAGFIPLAHGGQPWQDSTVFEAVVLSVMGVDGYKKALVDLDNAALTGPEMVKALTELKKVATYMDADGKGQDWNLEAAKVINGKAGMQIMGDWAKSEWTAAKKVAGKDYECVAFPGTDKAFTYNIDSLAVFKQKDAGTAAGQQDIAKVVLGENFQKVFSINKGSIPVRNDMLNNMDKLGFDSCAQTAAKDFLADAKSGGLQPSMAHNMATTLAVQGAFFDVVTNYINDPKADPADTAKKLGAAIKSSK; encoded by the coding sequence ATGAATGCGATTTCTCGCCTCGCTACTGTCATTTCTGTCGCCTCCCTGTTCCCGCTCGCAATTCTGCCTCTCAGTGTTTCCGCTGCCGAATCCAAAGGTTCGGTCGAAGTCGTGCACTGGTGGACGTCCGGTGGCGAAAAAGCCGCTGTTGATGTGCTCAAGGCCCAAGTTGAAAAAGACGGTTTCACCTGGAAAGACGGCGCTGTCGCCGGTGGTGGCGGTGCGACTGCCATGACCGTGCTGAAAAGCCGTGCAGTCGCCGGCAACCCGCCTGGCGTCGCTCAGATCAAAGGCCCGGACATCCAGGAATGGGCGTCGACCGGTCTGCTCGACACTGACGTTTTGAAAGACGTCGCCAAGTCGGAAAAGTGGGACAGCCTGCTCGACAAGAAAGTCTCCGATACCGTGAAATACGACGGTGATTACGTGGCCGTGCCGGTGAACATTCACCGCGTGAACTGGCTGTGGATCAACCCGCAAGTGTTCAAGAAAGCCGGTATCACCAAGAACCCGACCACCCTCGAAGAATTCTACGCCGCTGGCGACAAGCTCAAGGCTGCGGGCTTCATTCCGCTGGCTCACGGCGGTCAGCCTTGGCAGGACAGCACCGTGTTCGAAGCCGTGGTGCTTTCGGTCATGGGTGTCGATGGTTACAAGAAAGCCCTGGTTGACCTGGACAACGCCGCGCTGACCGGCCCGGAAATGGTCAAGGCACTGACCGAGCTGAAGAAAGTCGCGACCTACATGGACGCCGACGGCAAAGGTCAGGACTGGAACCTCGAAGCGGCCAAGGTCATCAACGGCAAGGCCGGCATGCAGATCATGGGTGATTGGGCCAAGTCCGAATGGACCGCGGCCAAGAAAGTCGCTGGCAAGGACTACGAGTGCGTAGCCTTCCCGGGCACCGACAAAGCGTTCACCTACAACATCGACTCGCTGGCCGTGTTCAAGCAGAAGGACGCAGGCACTGCGGCCGGTCAGCAGGACATCGCCAAAGTCGTGCTGGGTGAAAACTTCCAGAAAGTCTTCAGCATCAACAAAGGTTCGATCCCGGTGCGCAACGACATGTTGAACAACATGGACAAGCTCGGCTTCGACTCTTGCGCACAAACCGCTGCCAAGGACTTCCTGGCAGACGCCAAGTCCGGCGGCCTGCAACCGAGCATGGCGCACAACATGGCGACCACGCTGGCCGTGCAAGGCGCGTTCTTTGATGTCGTGACCAACTACATCAACGACCCGAAAGCCGACCCGGCCGACACCGCCAAGAAACTTGGTGCTGCGATCAAGTCGTCCAAATAA
- a CDS encoding carbohydrate ABC transporter permease, which translates to MTSLAAKPAISLSRIAIYAVLILAVLLYLVPLVVMLLTSFKTPEDISTGNLLSWPTVVSGIGWVKAWATVDGYFWNSIKITVPAVIISTAIGALNGYVLSFWRFRGSQLFFGLLLFGCFLPFQTVLLPASFTLGKMGLASTTTGLVFIHVVYGLAFTTLFFRNYYVSIPDALVKAARLDGAGFFTIFRRIILPMSTPIIMVCLIWQFTQIWNDFLFGVVFSSGDSQPITVALNNLVNTSTGAKEYNVDMAAAMIAGLPTLLVYVVAGKYFVRGLTAGAVKG; encoded by the coding sequence ATGACTAGTCTCGCTGCCAAACCTGCTATCAGCCTGAGTCGCATCGCGATCTACGCAGTGCTGATCCTCGCCGTACTGCTTTATCTGGTGCCGCTGGTGGTGATGTTGCTGACCAGCTTCAAGACCCCGGAAGACATCAGCACCGGCAACCTGCTGAGCTGGCCGACCGTGGTCAGCGGCATCGGCTGGGTCAAAGCCTGGGCCACGGTTGACGGTTACTTCTGGAACTCGATCAAGATCACCGTTCCGGCCGTGATCATCTCCACCGCCATCGGTGCGTTGAACGGTTACGTGCTGTCGTTCTGGCGCTTCCGCGGTTCGCAGTTGTTCTTCGGCCTGCTGTTGTTCGGCTGCTTCCTGCCGTTCCAGACCGTACTGCTGCCTGCCTCGTTCACCCTCGGCAAGATGGGCCTGGCGAGCACCACCACCGGTCTGGTGTTTATCCATGTGGTTTACGGTCTCGCGTTCACCACGCTGTTTTTCCGGAACTACTACGTGAGCATTCCGGATGCGCTGGTGAAAGCTGCACGTCTGGATGGCGCGGGTTTCTTCACGATTTTCCGGCGGATCATTCTGCCGATGTCGACGCCGATCATCATGGTCTGCCTGATCTGGCAGTTCACCCAGATCTGGAACGACTTCCTGTTCGGTGTGGTGTTCTCCAGCGGTGATTCGCAACCGATCACGGTGGCGCTGAACAACCTGGTCAACACCAGCACTGGCGCCAAGGAATACAACGTTGATATGGCAGCGGCGATGATCGCCGGCCTGCCGACCCTGCTGGTCTATGTGGTCGCAGGCAAGTATTTCGTGCGCGGGCTGACGGCCGGCGCAGTCAAGGGGTAA
- a CDS encoding ATP-binding protein, producing the protein MVTESLRKLAARVPVPRSLLGRMLLLTLLAVLFAQTLSSVIWVSQLRATQLEGLVTSARSLAHSMTASVSYFRSLPVAYRPLVLDQLRSMGGTRFVVTLNDKPLGMDVLPVTPRKAAVMKAVDEVLRQTLGHDTDISVTFVSPEDLRIFNAGLKLDELPRSWAHYALTLEPVNPPVLVTQIQMAPGEWLYIASLLPEPYTSLEEQGLPSQQVWFIVLTSGFLLLFIGVLVHWQSRPLKRLARSARDLSLGADVEPVAEGGGSEVVEVGRAFNTMRERISRYLTERSQLFSAISHDLRTPITRLRLRVELLEDEKLQAKFGRDLDELELLVKGALQCVKDTDIHENIEPVDLNHVLDCLVEPYLAPNGNGRVTQHGRALAAYPGKPLALKRCIGNLIDNALKYGQNAHLHIDDDDSAFVLHVDDEGPGVPEQRLEQVFEPHFRLAGQQQGYGLGLGIARNIAHSHGGEVTLQNLREGGLRVTLQLPRSAD; encoded by the coding sequence ATGGTCACTGAGTCGCTGCGCAAGCTCGCCGCCCGGGTGCCGGTGCCGCGTTCGTTGCTCGGGCGGATGCTGCTGCTGACTTTGCTGGCGGTGTTGTTTGCGCAGACATTATCGAGCGTGATCTGGGTCTCGCAATTGCGTGCCACCCAGCTCGAAGGTCTGGTCACCAGCGCCCGCAGCCTTGCGCATTCGATGACCGCCAGCGTCAGTTACTTCCGCTCATTGCCGGTGGCTTATCGACCGTTGGTGCTCGATCAATTGCGCAGCATGGGCGGTACCCGCTTCGTCGTGACCCTCAACGACAAACCATTGGGTATGGACGTGCTGCCGGTCACGCCGCGTAAAGCAGCGGTGATGAAAGCGGTCGACGAAGTGCTGCGCCAGACCTTGGGTCATGACACCGATATCTCGGTGACCTTCGTCAGTCCTGAAGATCTGCGGATTTTCAATGCCGGGCTTAAACTCGATGAGCTGCCGCGCTCGTGGGCGCATTACGCGCTGACTCTGGAACCGGTGAATCCGCCCGTGCTGGTCACGCAGATTCAAATGGCCCCGGGCGAATGGCTGTACATCGCCTCGCTGTTGCCGGAGCCGTACACCAGTCTTGAAGAGCAAGGCCTGCCCTCGCAACAGGTGTGGTTCATCGTTCTCACCAGCGGATTCCTGCTGCTGTTCATCGGCGTGCTGGTGCACTGGCAGAGCCGCCCGCTCAAGCGTCTGGCGCGTTCTGCTCGGGATTTGTCGCTGGGCGCTGACGTCGAGCCAGTGGCCGAGGGCGGCGGCAGTGAGGTGGTCGAAGTGGGGCGCGCCTTCAACACTATGCGCGAGCGCATCAGCCGCTACCTGACCGAGCGCAGCCAGTTGTTCAGCGCGATCTCCCATGACCTGCGTACGCCAATCACGCGTTTGCGTTTGCGCGTCGAATTGCTCGAAGACGAGAAGCTGCAGGCCAAATTCGGTCGCGATCTGGATGAGCTGGAACTGCTGGTCAAAGGCGCGCTGCAATGCGTGAAAGACACTGACATCCACGAGAACATCGAACCGGTGGATCTCAATCATGTGCTCGATTGTCTGGTCGAGCCGTACCTGGCGCCGAACGGCAACGGTCGCGTGACGCAGCATGGTCGCGCGCTGGCGGCGTATCCGGGCAAGCCTTTGGCGTTGAAGCGCTGTATTGGCAACCTGATCGACAACGCCTTGAAGTATGGGCAGAACGCGCACTTGCATATCGATGACGATGACAGCGCGTTTGTCTTGCACGTTGATGATGAAGGGCCGGGTGTGCCGGAGCAGCGCCTGGAGCAGGTGTTTGAGCCGCACTTCAGATTGGCGGGGCAGCAGCAGGGGTATGGGCTTGGGTTAGGCATCGCGCGCAATATTGCCCACAGCCATGGTGGTGAGGTGACGTTGCAGAATTTGCGTGAGGGTGGGTTGCGGGTGACCCTGCAATTGCCGCGTTCGGCGGATTGA
- a CDS encoding MurR/RpiR family transcriptional regulator: MRNLLEQIQSRLEDLNKAERKVAEVILLNPQQATRFSIAALAQAASVSEPTVNRFCRSFGVSGYPELKLQLAQSLASGAAYVSRAVEADDNPEAYTQKIFGSAIASLDSACQALDPNLISRAVDLLIQARQIHFFGLGASAPVALDAQHKFFRFNLAVTAHADVLMQRMIASVAHTGELFVIISYTGRTRELVEVARIARENGASVLGLTAENSPLAKASTLSLNIPLPEDTDIYMPMTSRIIQLTVLDVLATGMTLRRGVDFQPHLRKIKESLNASRYPVGDEFN, encoded by the coding sequence GTGCGAAATTTACTGGAACAGATCCAGAGTCGCCTTGAAGACCTGAACAAGGCCGAACGCAAAGTCGCCGAGGTGATCCTGCTCAACCCGCAGCAGGCCACCCGCTTCAGCATCGCCGCCCTCGCCCAGGCCGCCTCGGTGAGCGAACCGACGGTCAACCGTTTCTGCCGTTCGTTCGGCGTCAGCGGCTATCCCGAGCTGAAACTGCAACTGGCGCAGAGCCTGGCTAGCGGCGCGGCGTATGTCAGTCGCGCGGTCGAGGCAGACGATAATCCTGAGGCTTATACGCAGAAGATTTTCGGCAGCGCCATCGCCTCGCTGGACAGCGCTTGTCAGGCGCTGGACCCGAATCTGATCAGCCGTGCCGTCGACCTGTTGATTCAGGCGCGGCAGATCCACTTCTTCGGCCTCGGGGCTTCGGCACCGGTGGCGCTGGATGCGCAGCACAAGTTCTTCCGTTTCAACCTGGCGGTCACTGCGCATGCCGATGTGCTGATGCAGCGGATGATTGCCTCGGTGGCGCACACCGGTGAGTTGTTCGTGATCATTTCCTATACTGGGCGCACCCGTGAACTGGTCGAAGTGGCGCGCATTGCTCGCGAGAACGGCGCTTCGGTGCTGGGTTTGACGGCAGAGAATTCGCCGCTGGCCAAGGCGAGTACCTTGAGCCTGAATATTCCGCTGCCGGAAGACACCGACATTTATATGCCAATGACTTCGCGGATCATTCAGTTGACGGTGCTGGATGTGCTGGCGACCGGGATGACCTTGCGTCGCGGGGTGGATTTCCAGCCGCATTTGCGCAAGATCAAAGAGAGTTTGAATGCGAGCCGGTATCCGGTTGGGGATGAATTCAACTAA
- the ugpC gene encoding sn-glycerol-3-phosphate ABC transporter ATP-binding protein UgpC, with protein sequence MATLELRNVNKTYGAGLPDTLKNIELSIKEGEFLILVGPSGCGKSTLMNCIAGLETITGGAIMIGDQDVSGMSPKDRDIAMVFQSYALYPTMSVRENIEFGLKIRKMPQAAIDEEVARVAKLLQIEHLLNRKPGQLSGGQQQRVAMGRALARRPKIYLFDEPLSNLDAKLRVEMRTEMKLMHQRLKTTTVYVTHDQIEAMTLGDKVAVMKDGIIQQFGTPKEIYNDPANLFVASFIGSPPMNFIPLRLQRKDGRLLALLDSGQARCELPMSMQDAGLEDREVILGLRPEQIVLAHGEGNGLPSIRAEVQVTEPTGPDTLVFVNLNETKVCCRLAPDVAPQVGENLTLQFDPSKVLLFDAKTGERLGTAGQPETDARSANVAQFKGR encoded by the coding sequence ATGGCAACGCTCGAACTTCGCAACGTAAACAAGACCTACGGTGCCGGCCTGCCGGACACCCTGAAGAACATCGAACTGTCGATCAAGGAAGGCGAATTCCTGATCCTCGTTGGCCCGTCGGGCTGCGGCAAATCGACGTTGATGAACTGCATCGCCGGTCTGGAAACCATCACCGGCGGCGCGATCATGATCGGTGATCAAGACGTCAGCGGCATGAGCCCGAAAGATCGCGACATCGCCATGGTGTTCCAGTCCTACGCGCTGTACCCGACCATGAGCGTGCGCGAGAACATCGAATTCGGCCTGAAAATTCGCAAGATGCCTCAAGCTGCGATCGATGAAGAAGTCGCGCGCGTCGCCAAGCTGCTGCAGATCGAACATTTGCTCAATCGCAAACCGGGTCAGCTTTCCGGTGGTCAGCAACAGCGTGTGGCGATGGGCCGTGCACTGGCGCGTCGGCCGAAGATCTATCTGTTCGACGAACCGCTGTCCAACCTCGACGCCAAACTGCGTGTCGAGATGCGCACCGAAATGAAACTGATGCACCAGCGCCTGAAAACCACCACGGTCTACGTGACCCACGACCAGATCGAAGCGATGACCCTGGGCGACAAGGTTGCGGTGATGAAGGACGGCATCATTCAGCAGTTCGGCACGCCAAAAGAGATCTATAACGACCCGGCCAACCTCTTTGTGGCGAGCTTCATCGGTTCGCCGCCGATGAACTTCATCCCGCTGCGTCTGCAACGCAAGGACGGCCGTCTGCTGGCGCTGCTCGACAGCGGCCAGGCGCGTTGCGAGCTGCCGATGAGCATGCAGGACGCCGGTCTCGAAGATCGCGAAGTGATCCTTGGTCTGCGCCCTGAACAGATCGTTCTGGCGCACGGCGAGGGCAATGGTCTGCCGAGCATTCGTGCCGAAGTGCAGGTCACCGAGCCAACCGGTCCGGACACCCTTGTATTCGTCAATCTCAATGAAACCAAAGTCTGCTGCCGTCTGGCGCCGGACGTGGCACCGCAGGTGGGCGAGAACCTGACGCTGCAATTCGATCCGTCGAAAGTGTTGTTGTTTGATGCCAAGACTGGCGAACGCCTCGGCACTGCCGGGCAACCAGAGACCGATGCGCGGTCTGCGAACGTGGCGCAATTCAAAGGCCGCTGA